From the genome of Rhinoderma darwinii isolate aRhiDar2 chromosome 1, aRhiDar2.hap1, whole genome shotgun sequence:
caggcgtctttcgctgcgtcaattacggacgtaattggagctgtttttccatggagtccatggaaaacgtctccatttacgtctgaagaagtgacatgaccgtCCTTTTtttacagcggcgcgtaaaaaaaataaccgtcGGCaccgaacatcgtaagacccattcaaatgaatgggcagatgtttgccaacgcttttgagcctcattttcggacgtaattcggggctaaaatgcccgaattacgtccgtaaatagtgtgtgtgaacccagcctaattcctgtgaaatatgtaaagggttaagacattttctaaatgctgttttgaatactttgaggggtgaactttttaaaattgggtgactttttgggggtttctaatatataaggccctcaaagccacttcacaactgaactggcccctgtaaaaatagccttttgaaattttcttgaaaatgtgagaaattgctgctaaagttctaagccttgtaacgtcctagaaaaataaaaagatgtccaaaaaacgatgccaatctaaagcagacatatgggggatgttaattagcaacaattttgtgtggtataacagcctgtcttacaagcagatacatttaaattgagaaaaatgctaatttttgcaatttttcgctaaattttggtgttttacacaattaaatattaaacatatcgagcaaattttgccagtaacttaaagtgcaatgtgtcacgagaaaacaatctcagaatcgcttggataggtgaaagcattccgacgttattaccacataaagtgacacgtcagatttgaaaaatgaggctctgtcaggaaggtcaaaagtggctaaagagggaaggggttaaggctggaatcacaaacaatttttgaggcaggtttttaaGCTAAATCCTGGAGTGGATTCAAAGTTCGGCTTAAACTTCTTACTGCTTGATAGACTTCTGGCTGTGGCTCAAAACACGGCATGTGTGTTTCCAGACTAAAATGAATGTTCTACATCTTTCAAGTTTTGTGTTttgaacaaaatacatttttaatcctaacagaaaatctcactaagaactctgagggaaacttcatgGTATCAATAAAtcataaagtagaagatgaagatatcatgcagcagtcttcaggagaaaacctcatcACCCTTAATGTACATCTAGAACATCACAGTAGAGATCTATCATATAATTCCACTAATCATGAGGAAtcttctcctgaccaatcacagattgttatGACAAATACAGCTCCGAAAGGGGGAGAAAGATTTCAATGTGGTAAACACGTCacaaaaatctcaggtctttTTACAAATAGAAGaatccacacaggggagaagccgtattcatgttcagaatgtgggaaacgcTTTTCAtacaaatcacatcttgttagacatgagagaatacACAcacgagagaagccgtattcatgttcagaatgtgggaaacacTTTTCAtacaaatcacatcttgttagacaCGACAGAATTCACACAGTAGAGAAGCCATatttatgttcagaatgtgggaaatgttttaaacaTAAATTAGGTCTtgccaagcatagaagaatccacacaggggagaagctttattcatgttcagaatgtgggaaatgttttacaaataaatcaaatctagttatacatgagagaattcacacaggagaaaaaccgtattcatgttcagaatgtgggaaatgttttacaaataaatcaagtcttgttatacatgagagaattcacacaggagtgaAGCCGTatttatgttcagaatgtgggaaatgttttacagataaatcaaatcttgttctacataagagaagtcacacaggagagaagccgtattcatgttcagaatgtaggAAACGTTTTACCTATAAATCACAACTTGTTAGAAGCCGTatttatgttcagaatgtgggaaatgttttacagataaatcaaatcttgttatacatgagagaagtcatacAGGagtgaagccgtattcatgttcagaatgtaggAAATGTTTTACCCATAAATCACATctggttatacatgagagaatacacacaggagagaagccatattcatgttcagaatgtgggaaatgttttacagataaatcacgtcttgttacacatgagagaattcataaaggagagaagctgtattcatgttcagaatgtgggaaatgtttttctaCTAAAGGCATACTTAGTGCTCAtctgagaagtcacacagggaagAAGCTATTTTGATGTTCTGtacgttacatagttgataaggttggaaAAATCACATGGGTTTATCAGTTTTAACCTATAATCCTGCCATGTTGAGCCAGAGGAAGGTTGGTACCAGGTGCCTCATTTTGagggaaaattcctccctgactccaaatatagcaatcagaataaatccctggatcaacgtcccatctccagaatctagtactcataacttgtaatattatatttttctagaaaggcatccaggccctcCTAGAACTTGTCAAAAGAGtcaaccaccacaacatcctgtatcagagttccatagtctcgctGGTCTAACAGTAAAGAATCgccgtctgtgatgatggtgaaacctttttttctGTAGATGTAAGGAATGCCCCCTTGTCCTAGTTACAGGCCCAGATATAAAAATATCATTAGAAAGATGTTTATCTACAAGCACGTAGTTATGTCATGCACATACTTTCACATCTCCCTCCCTTGGAATGGAACCCAGACTTTCGTTCAGTATTGGCTCGCCACCCTGTGGGCAGGGGCCACACCTCCAGATATTATAAATTTATACATAGTCCCTTGGATTATCAGGAATCTCAGGTCGCTCTGACCAGATGGTTGAGGGACATACCACAACTCACAACACAGACCCTACTCATTGCTCTTGAAAATAGCATCAGATACCTTCCCTCAAGTAGATACACTGAGATGACGCTGCAGATCCACCATAAGGCATATATATATCTCTAGTTCGGGGCGTCAAAATGACTGTATTTCCCACTGATAAGTGTTTTAGGTGCCAAGAAGATTCAGCGGATATATATCATTTTCTTTGGAGTTTTCCAAGGATTCAGTCCTTCTGTACAAAAGTACACTTTCATTACCACTTATTTGGTCAACTATGTCCCATTCAACCCTATTTGGCCACATTAATGTGGAAAATATCTCATGCACTTTGGGGAGCAGGAAGTAAGTATTTATGGCTTCAGCAGGAGGCCTGAAAACTATCTCTTGCACACATGGACACACCCGACATTAATTGTATTTGGAAATAGTTTATTTtccagattaaaaatgaattggaCGGAGGCCTTGACAAAAAAAGGGAGTCCGgtggaacgtttttttttaaacctgggAGAGCTTTATTGATGTATTGCAGGTTGAGACACAACATTTGATTAGACAATGTTTTGAACAGACTATATGATATCAGGAGAAGCTCTTGTCGGGAGATCCACCAATTGTCTGAGTCTTATAATTTTACTGCTCCTAGACACACCACAATTGATTTGAGGAGGGTCGAAATAGACAATAGAAATTTAAACAAATCTTTGATAAGAGAACATGTCAATGAGATGGGCATGGTGTCGAGACCTGCCAAAACGGTGTTAGGGGGTCTTGCGAGCCATGATCGACTAAGAAACATATGGGTCTTTTATGAGACAGGTAAGATGTTCATCAACAAATCAAGATCGAGATCGTTCACTGTTGTTGTTCTGTTCAACTGCCTTAATTATCTTTTATCTCCCCACAAAATAAATCTATGGAAGTATAACCCCACAATAACATCCCTTCCCATATCCCTTTCCCCCTTATTCAGGTTTATTTAGGTTTGTTTAACTTTTTCCTTGTGAATAGGTAACCCGGAAAATTACCTAACTTTATACCTTataaattatgtaatttatatttagaaaaaggtCGAATTTGAGATGTAATTCCTTATGCAAAACTTGAACTTTGTAATTCCTCTAAGTCTGAATTTGTTATAACCTGTATCTAACTGCCTTCTGTTGTTTATGAAAAATTCAAGAAAAACATTGAAatatagaaagatctctgtactgtccaattatatatctgtacattgtaattagatcaccTCTAAGATGTCTTATTTACTAAACTTAATAGCCCCAGGTTTGatgacctttcttggtactgcaatccgccaTTCCCCTAATTACCTTGGTTGccctttgcacccgttctagttccaCCATatccttatacacaggtgcctaaaattgtacacaatattccacgaGTGgtatgactagtgatttgtatagaggcaaaacgatGTTCTTATCATGAGCGTCTAGGCCtcgtttgatgcatcccatgattttatttgccttggcagcagctgcctggcactggttgctaaaggtaaatgtactgtccactaatatccccaaatcttttccAGTAGCAGTTTTAcacagtgttttaccatttagtgcattattgtaaaatttgtttcctcggccagagtgcataaccttacatttatcaacattaaacttcatttgttaTTTCAATGTCCAGatctccagcttccccaaatccctctgtagtattacattatcctcctttacagagcttagtaacatctgcaaatactgaaattatactccgTAATccgtctacaaggtcattaataatcatattaaaaagaaaagggtccaatactgacccctgtggaactccactggtaactgtgacccactctgcggatgtaccattaatagccaccctctgttttctatcactgagccagttgttaacccaattacacatatttccCCCCAGTtccagcatttttattttatataccaAACTTTTATACAGCACAGTGTCAAACtcttttgaaaagtctagatacaccacatccacagccttaccccggTCGAGTCTAGAAGTTAACTCATAGATGctaatcagattggtttgacaggactgatccctcataaacccaagCTGATGCTGCGTTAACAATTTATTTACATTGAGATACTAgagaatagcatctcttagaaaaccctcacatattttacccacaatggaggttaaacttaaaGGTCTATCGTTTCCGGGCTCACGactttttgaccccacatttgCTAAGCGGCAGTTCTGTGGAACAAACCCAATCACGATAAAATCCATATACATGAGAAATAATGGTCTATCACGGTACTTAATTCCTGCAGGATGTGGGGGGTGTATACCATCCCAGtaatttgtctattttagtgtttttatggCGGTGCTGCACTTCTTTCTGGATTAAGCAGGTGAAATTTACTTCATCCCTAATCATGTCGTCTGACATTGGATTTtcatgtgtaaatacagtagagaagAAGACatttaatagattggacttttcttcatctTCCTCCTCCACCATTATCCCAGATTATTTTTGAGAGGGGCAACACTTttagtttcttattatttatatatttgaaatatatttttgggttatttccACTTTTTTTGACGAGTCTCTATTTCAATCTTTTTTGCCTTTGTCTtttacacaaccgatttttttttcttaagaattGTTTTATGCCTCTTAACGATCTTCTTGCTTTAGTagttttaatgttttttgtttttttaatcat
Proteins encoded in this window:
- the LOC142662685 gene encoding uncharacterized protein LOC142662685 isoform X2, giving the protein MDKDRNEMGRRILDFTLEIIYLLSGEEYTIVKKTSGDCTTPIIHESGAWSSSQSPITEPPPHSRIHEKKILDLIYKMTELLTGEVPIRSQDVAVYFSMEEWEYLEGHKDLYEEVMMENYRPRTSQDGSSRRNPPERCPSPLYSQDCPEENPNVPENHQGEDVTNIKVEDEEEERVRGDQSCKSEVEEEIPGGVTRDGSSKRNPPERCPSPLYSQDCPEENHNVPENHQGEDLTNNKVEDEAEEERVRGDKPCNSEVEEEIPGGVTRENLTKNSEGNFMVSINHKVEDEDIMQQSSGENLITLNVHLEHHSRDLSYNSTNHEESSPDQSQIVMTNTAPKGGERFQCGKHVTKISGLFTNRRIHTGEKPYSCSECGKRFSYKSHLVRHERIHTREKPYSCSECGKHFSYKSHLVRHDRIHTVEKPYLCSECGKCFKHKLGLAKHRRIHTGEKLYSCSECGKCFTNKSNLVIHERIHTGEKPYSCSECGKCFTNKSSLVIHERIHTGVKPYLCSECGKCFTDKSNLVLHKRSHTGEKPYSCSECRKRFTYKSQLVRSRIYVQNVGNVLQINQILLYMREVIQE
- the LOC142662685 gene encoding uncharacterized protein LOC142662685 isoform X1 — its product is MDKDRNEMGRRILDFTLEIIYLLSGEEYTIVKKTSGDCTTPIIHESGAWSSSQSPITEPPPHSRIHEKKILDLIYKMTELLTGEVPIRSQDVAVYFSMEEWEYLEGHKDLYEEVMMENYRPRTSQDGSSRRNPPERCPSPLYSQDCPEENPNVPENHQGEDVTNIKVEDEEEERVRGDQSCKSEVEEEIPGGVTRVLPFLLSKSHNFKCQGTDGSSKRNPPERCPSPLYSQDCPEENHNVPENHQGEDLTNNKVEDEAEEERVRGDKPCNSEVEEEIPGGVTRENLTKNSEGNFMVSINHKVEDEDIMQQSSGENLITLNVHLEHHSRDLSYNSTNHEESSPDQSQIVMTNTAPKGGERFQCGKHVTKISGLFTNRRIHTGEKPYSCSECGKRFSYKSHLVRHERIHTREKPYSCSECGKHFSYKSHLVRHDRIHTVEKPYLCSECGKCFKHKLGLAKHRRIHTGEKLYSCSECGKCFTNKSNLVIHERIHTGEKPYSCSECGKCFTNKSSLVIHERIHTGVKPYLCSECGKCFTDKSNLVLHKRSHTGEKPYSCSECRKRFTYKSQLVRSRIYVQNVGNVLQINQILLYMREVIQE